One segment of Leeia aquatica DNA contains the following:
- the grxC gene encoding glutaredoxin 3, whose protein sequence is MAAVTMYTTAVCPYCQMAKRLLASKGVTAIEEIRVDQDPQVREAMMARTGRRTVPQIYIGEQHVGGFDDLSALDRAGKLDPLLK, encoded by the coding sequence ATGGCTGCCGTTACCATGTATACCACCGCTGTGTGCCCCTACTGCCAGATGGCCAAGCGGCTGCTGGCCAGCAAGGGTGTTACGGCCATTGAAGAAATCCGTGTCGACCAGGACCCGCAGGTGCGCGAGGCGATGATGGCACGTACAGGCCGCCGTACGGTGCCGCAAATCTATATTGGCGAGCAGCATGTCGGTGGTTTTGACGATTTGTCGGCACTGGACCGTGCCGGTAAACTGGATCCGCTGTTAAAATAG
- the pal gene encoding peptidoglycan-associated lipoprotein Pal, producing MQIMKFAGSVLLASMLVACSSSNAPSNGGAPVENRNGNTSNTTGKVDDGKMAQVNLDNQNGDKMGAPAGSVFFDYDQYSVKDEFKALIEAHAAFLKKNGVLKLLVQGNADERGSREYNLSLGQKRANAVKEALELLGADGSRVEAVSLGEEKPRCEEKTEECYGQNRRADFVYQGQ from the coding sequence ATGCAGATCATGAAATTCGCAGGCAGTGTCTTGCTGGCCAGTATGCTGGTGGCGTGTTCCAGCAGCAATGCACCATCCAATGGCGGTGCGCCGGTGGAAAACCGCAATGGCAACACTTCGAATACCACCGGAAAAGTGGACGACGGCAAGATGGCCCAGGTGAACCTGGACAACCAGAACGGTGACAAGATGGGTGCACCCGCTGGCAGCGTGTTCTTCGACTATGACCAGTATTCGGTCAAGGACGAATTCAAGGCGCTGATCGAGGCACATGCCGCCTTTCTGAAGAAAAATGGCGTGCTCAAGCTACTGGTGCAAGGCAATGCCGATGAGCGTGGTAGCCGTGAGTACAACCTGTCATTGGGGCAGAAGCGGGCCAATGCGGTGAAGGAAGCGCTGGAACTGTTGGGCGCAGATGGCAGCCGCGTTGAGGCCGTCAGCCTGGGTGAAGAAAAGCCGCGTTGTGAAGAAAAAACCGAAGAATGCTACGGCCAGAATCGCCGTGCAGACTTCGTCTACCAAGGACAGTAA
- a CDS encoding SH3 domain-containing protein, whose product MPDRRLLALGLLLWASVASATEYRSASSRAAVLYDAPNASARKLYVVNQGYPAEVLITQGDWVKLRDRSGSLAWGQKSEWSSKRTVLVNVAQLDMRSKPEAAGSVVARVSRDVVLELLPIGKEAQPGWLQVRHRDGVTGWVRLADVWGA is encoded by the coding sequence ATGCCTGATCGCCGTCTGCTCGCACTGGGCCTGCTGTTGTGGGCCAGTGTGGCATCGGCCACCGAATACCGCTCGGCGTCCAGCCGGGCGGCGGTGCTGTACGATGCCCCGAACGCCAGCGCCCGCAAGCTCTATGTGGTCAATCAAGGTTACCCGGCTGAAGTGCTGATTACGCAGGGCGATTGGGTGAAGCTGCGGGATCGCAGCGGCAGCCTGGCTTGGGGGCAGAAATCGGAATGGAGCAGCAAACGCACGGTGCTGGTCAATGTGGCCCAGCTCGACATGCGCAGCAAGCCTGAGGCCGCCGGCAGTGTCGTGGCGCGGGTTAGCCGGGATGTGGTGCTGGAGCTGCTGCCAATAGGTAAAGAAGCCCAGCCAGGCTGGCTGCAGGTGCGCCATCGTGATGGCGTGACCGGCTGGGTGCGCTTGGCTGACGTCTGGGGCGCCTGA
- the queE gene encoding 7-carboxy-7-deazaguanine synthase QueE, with amino-acid sequence MARPDSVRLTEIFFSLQGESSRVGLPTVFIRLTGCPLRCGYCDSEYAFYGGETWHFDRILDEVAKHPTRTVCVTGGEPLAQRNCLPLLTALCDAGYSVSLETSGAMPIGEVDPRVSRIVDLKTPGSGEVDKNCWDNLPLLTAQDELKFVLTSEADYQWARQQVEQHQLAGRCPVLFSPVWQGVSPTDLAGWIVRDGLPVRMQVQLHKILWGEKPGV; translated from the coding sequence ATGGCGCGTCCGGATTCCGTACGGCTGACCGAAATTTTCTTTTCCCTGCAAGGGGAATCCAGCCGGGTAGGCCTGCCCACGGTCTTTATCCGTTTGACGGGCTGTCCATTGCGTTGCGGCTATTGCGACAGCGAGTACGCCTTCTACGGTGGCGAAACCTGGCATTTTGACCGTATTCTGGACGAGGTAGCCAAACACCCGACCCGTACCGTGTGTGTGACGGGCGGTGAGCCGCTGGCGCAGCGCAACTGCCTGCCGTTGCTCACCGCACTGTGTGATGCTGGTTACTCGGTGTCGCTGGAAACCAGTGGCGCCATGCCGATTGGTGAGGTCGACCCGCGCGTGTCGCGCATTGTCGACCTGAAAACGCCAGGCTCCGGCGAAGTGGACAAAAACTGCTGGGATAACCTGCCCCTGCTGACAGCGCAGGATGAACTGAAATTTGTGCTGACCAGCGAAGCTGACTACCAGTGGGCGCGGCAGCAGGTGGAGCAGCATCAGCTGGCTGGGCGTTGCCCGGTGCTGTTCTCGCCGGTCTGGCAGGGCGTGTCGCCCACCGACCTGGCAGGCTGGATTGTGCGCGATGGCTTGCCGGTACGCATGCAGGTGCAATTGCACAAGATTTTATGGGGCGAGAAGCCGGGCGTTTGA
- the queC gene encoding 7-cyano-7-deazaguanine synthase QueC codes for MNRKAVVLLSGGLDSATVLAMVKAQGFEVYALSFDYGQRHRAELDAAAKVARALGAADHRVVKLDLSLFGGSALTDTSIAVPTEGSSGIPVTYVPARNTVLLSVALAWAEVLHAGAIGIGVNAVDYSGYPDCRPEYIAAYETMANLATKTGVEGERLQLLTPLIDLPKSDIIRQGVALGVDYSLTVSCYQADTAGAACGVCDSCRIRHAGFVAAGVADPTRYQAGVTPAAS; via the coding sequence ATGAACCGTAAAGCGGTGGTGTTATTGTCGGGCGGGCTGGATTCCGCCACAGTGCTGGCAATGGTCAAGGCGCAAGGCTTTGAGGTGTATGCACTCAGTTTTGATTACGGCCAGCGTCACCGTGCCGAGCTGGACGCGGCGGCCAAGGTGGCGCGCGCACTGGGTGCGGCGGATCACCGGGTCGTCAAGCTGGACCTCTCGCTGTTCGGCGGTTCGGCCTTGACCGACACCAGCATCGCCGTGCCGACCGAGGGCAGCAGCGGCATTCCGGTGACCTATGTACCGGCACGCAATACCGTGTTGCTGTCGGTGGCGCTGGCATGGGCGGAAGTGCTGCACGCCGGGGCCATCGGTATCGGGGTCAATGCGGTGGACTACTCCGGCTACCCGGATTGTCGTCCGGAATACATCGCCGCCTATGAGACGATGGCCAATCTGGCGACCAAGACCGGGGTGGAAGGTGAGCGCCTCCAGCTGCTGACCCCGCTGATTGACCTGCCGAAATCCGACATCATCCGGCAAGGTGTGGCGCTGGGGGTGGATTACAGCCTCACCGTATCGTGCTATCAGGCAGATACGGCGGGCGCAGCTTGCGGTGTGTGCGACAGCTGCCGTATCCGCCATGCGGGCTTTGTGGCGGCTGGTGTGGCCGACCCCACCCGCTATCAGGCTGGGGTGACCCCGGCAGCAAGCTGA
- a CDS encoding murein hydrolase activator EnvC family protein, which yields MVLKRALTTLLCVAALGSMAAPVAPSRNVKGQLNDTQGELDALHQKIEALQRSVSASEQSRKDASDALQQSEQAISQTNRTLADLQDEQDQLEDQLKQLGQQQQQLSKRVQQQKQALAQKLRAQYRHSNSDTLQLLLNADDPNTASRDLAYLRYIAKAHQQQISKLKADLQTLAATRSQIEQNQQRLQAIASQRIQEKQALENQRTQRKHVLNQLDNQLLAQRQQMEKWQRDENRLGNLVEQLNRIVAEQERQRQARLKAEAEAAQRARLLAQQKANRGKPATNGKPAPVKPGKPETSTPVETNNNRVTLPVDSAQVSGNAQNLKGRLLTPVSGSPSNRFGAPRADSGVAWRGWFYPAAEGSDIRSVAAGQVVYADWLRGFGNMVIVDHGGGLMSIYGSTESVLRRVGDRVDAGQVIARTGNSGGSDKSGLYFELRFRGKAFDPSGWLRG from the coding sequence ATGGTGTTGAAACGGGCACTGACCACCCTGCTGTGTGTGGCCGCCCTGGGCAGCATGGCGGCGCCAGTAGCGCCATCGCGCAATGTCAAAGGCCAGCTGAACGATACCCAGGGCGAGCTGGACGCGCTGCATCAGAAAATTGAGGCCTTGCAGCGTAGCGTCAGCGCCTCGGAACAATCCCGCAAGGACGCCAGCGACGCGCTGCAACAGTCGGAACAGGCCATCAGCCAGACCAATCGCACCCTGGCCGACCTGCAAGATGAGCAGGATCAGCTGGAGGATCAGCTGAAACAGCTGGGACAGCAACAGCAGCAATTGAGCAAGCGGGTGCAGCAACAAAAGCAGGCGCTGGCTCAGAAGCTGCGTGCGCAATACCGCCACAGCAACAGTGACACCCTGCAGTTGCTGCTCAATGCCGACGACCCCAATACTGCCAGCCGCGATCTGGCCTACCTGCGCTATATCGCCAAGGCGCATCAACAGCAGATCAGCAAACTGAAAGCCGATCTGCAGACCCTGGCTGCCACCCGCAGCCAGATCGAGCAAAATCAGCAACGCCTGCAAGCCATTGCCAGCCAGCGCATCCAGGAAAAGCAAGCGCTGGAAAACCAGCGCACTCAGCGCAAACATGTGCTGAACCAGCTCGACAATCAGTTGCTGGCCCAACGTCAGCAAATGGAGAAATGGCAGCGCGATGAAAACCGCTTGGGCAATCTGGTGGAACAGCTCAACCGCATCGTTGCCGAGCAGGAGCGGCAGCGCCAGGCCCGCCTGAAGGCCGAAGCCGAAGCGGCCCAGCGTGCGCGGCTGCTGGCACAGCAAAAGGCAAACCGGGGCAAGCCCGCTACCAACGGTAAACCGGCCCCGGTCAAACCCGGCAAACCGGAAACATCAACCCCGGTGGAGACGAACAACAACCGGGTTACCCTGCCGGTGGACAGCGCCCAGGTCAGCGGTAATGCGCAGAATCTGAAGGGGCGCTTGCTCACACCCGTCTCGGGCAGCCCGTCAAACCGCTTTGGTGCACCCCGGGCCGACAGTGGTGTCGCCTGGCGCGGCTGGTTTTATCCGGCGGCCGAAGGCAGCGATATCCGCAGCGTGGCTGCTGGTCAGGTGGTCTACGCCGACTGGCTGCGCGGCTTTGGCAATATGGTGATTGTGGATCATGGTGGCGGACTGATGAGCATTTATGGCTCCACTGAGTCGGTGCTGCGCCGGGTTGGCGACCGGGTCGATGCCGGGCAGGTGATTGCCCGCACCGGCAATTCGGGTGGCAGCGACAAGAGTGGCCTGTATTTTGAGCTGCGCTTCCGGGGCAAAGCTTTCGACCCGAGTGGCTGGTTACGCGGCTAA
- the ampD gene encoding 1,6-anhydro-N-acetylmuramyl-L-alanine amidase AmpD — MTALFDSEGWYRPATHHPSPNCNDRPDGELPSLIVLHNISLPPNQYGGPGILQLFSNQLNPDEHPYYATIHTLRVSAHFLIRRDGQLLQFVPVLKRAWHAGASLWRGREQCNDFSVGIELEGCDTEAFTSQQYQQLNNLLAALQQQWPSLQAVTGHSDIAPGRKTDPGPCFDWQQLNMPHQAAQ, encoded by the coding sequence ATGACCGCGCTGTTCGATTCTGAGGGCTGGTACCGGCCCGCCACACACCATCCGTCGCCCAATTGCAATGATCGTCCGGATGGCGAACTGCCATCGCTGATTGTGTTGCACAACATCAGCTTGCCGCCCAACCAGTATGGTGGCCCGGGCATCCTGCAGCTGTTCAGTAACCAGCTGAACCCGGATGAGCACCCCTACTACGCCACCATCCATACCCTGCGGGTGTCCGCGCATTTCCTGATCCGCCGTGATGGTCAACTGCTGCAATTCGTGCCGGTCCTCAAACGCGCCTGGCATGCCGGTGCCTCCCTCTGGCGAGGGCGGGAACAATGCAATGATTTTTCAGTGGGCATTGAGCTGGAAGGCTGCGATACCGAAGCCTTTACTTCGCAGCAATACCAGCAGTTGAACAACCTGCTGGCGGCCCTGCAACAGCAATGGCCCAGCCTGCAGGCCGTGACCGGCCATAGCGACATCGCGCCAGGCCGCAAAACCGACCCCGGCCCCTGCTTCGACTGGCAGCAACTGAACATGCCGCATCAGGCCGCACAATGA
- the gpmI gene encoding 2,3-bisphosphoglycerate-independent phosphoglycerate mutase: MSALTPVALLILDGFGYRTEGEDNAILHANKPHWDRLWAQYPHSTLDASEHAVGLPNGQFGNSEVGHLNIGAGRIVRQDITRIDVDIEAGTLGQNPALAEAIQLAARQQSTLHLMGLASDGGVHSHEAHLFALIDAAHQAGVNRIAIHAFLDGRDTPPRSAETYLARLEDACSRTAGHARIASVVGRYYAMDRDQRWDRVEAAYRMLTEGVAPFEASNAQAALAAAYARNENDEFVQATVIRDGNGKASVMRDGDVVIFANFRADRARQLTMALHWPDFNGFARKVWPQLARYTSMTRYGEAFSNPCAYPPVRLSNTLGEYLSSLGLRQLRIAETEKYPHVTYFFSGGEETPFAGEDRVLVPSPKVATYDLQPEMSAPEVTARIEEAIASGQYHAIIVNYANGDMVGHTGNFAAAVKAVEALDDCVARVVAAMQQAGGEVLITADHGNCEDMFDEASHQQHTQHTLNKVPLLYIGRPAEVREGGALQDIAPTLLHMMGVAVPAEMTGKSLLTWC, from the coding sequence ATGTCTGCCCTTACCCCTGTTGCCCTGTTGATTCTGGATGGCTTTGGTTATCGCACCGAGGGGGAGGACAATGCCATCCTGCACGCCAACAAACCTCACTGGGACCGCCTGTGGGCGCAATATCCGCACAGCACGCTGGATGCCTCCGAACATGCGGTGGGCCTGCCCAATGGCCAGTTTGGCAATTCGGAAGTGGGGCATCTGAACATCGGCGCCGGTCGCATTGTGCGGCAGGACATTACCCGCATCGACGTCGACATCGAAGCGGGTACACTGGGACAGAACCCGGCTCTGGCCGAGGCCATTCAGCTCGCTGCACGTCAGCAAAGCACGCTGCACCTGATGGGCCTGGCTTCCGACGGTGGCGTGCACAGCCATGAAGCCCATCTGTTTGCCCTGATCGACGCGGCCCATCAGGCTGGCGTCAACCGGATTGCCATCCATGCCTTTCTGGATGGTCGGGATACCCCTCCGCGCAGCGCGGAAACTTATCTGGCACGGCTGGAAGATGCGTGCAGCCGTACGGCAGGCCATGCCCGCATTGCCTCAGTGGTGGGGCGCTACTATGCGATGGATCGCGACCAGCGCTGGGACCGGGTGGAAGCGGCTTACCGCATGCTGACCGAAGGTGTGGCCCCGTTCGAAGCCAGCAATGCCCAGGCCGCACTGGCTGCCGCTTACGCCCGCAATGAAAACGACGAGTTCGTGCAAGCCACCGTGATCCGGGACGGCAATGGCAAGGCCAGTGTGATGCGTGATGGCGACGTGGTGATTTTTGCCAACTTCCGCGCCGACCGCGCCCGCCAGCTGACCATGGCCCTGCACTGGCCCGATTTCAATGGTTTTGCCCGCAAGGTCTGGCCCCAACTGGCCCGCTACACCAGCATGACTCGCTATGGTGAGGCTTTCAGCAACCCCTGCGCCTACCCGCCAGTGCGGCTGAGCAACACGCTGGGTGAGTACCTGTCCTCGCTGGGGCTGCGCCAGCTGCGCATCGCGGAAACCGAAAAGTACCCGCATGTGACCTATTTCTTCTCCGGTGGTGAAGAAACCCCGTTTGCGGGCGAAGACCGGGTGCTGGTGCCCTCCCCCAAGGTTGCCACCTACGACCTGCAGCCGGAAATGAGTGCTCCGGAAGTAACCGCCCGCATTGAAGAAGCGATTGCCAGCGGGCAATATCACGCCATCATCGTGAACTATGCCAATGGAGACATGGTCGGACACACAGGTAACTTTGCCGCCGCCGTCAAGGCCGTGGAGGCCCTCGACGATTGCGTGGCCCGTGTGGTGGCCGCCATGCAGCAAGCCGGTGGCGAAGTCCTGATTACCGCTGACCATGGCAATTGTGAAGACATGTTTGACGAAGCCAGCCATCAACAACACACCCAGCACACCCTGAACAAGGTGCCCCTGCTCTACATCGGCCGCCCAGCTGAGGTACGTGAAGGCGGGGCCTTGCAGGATATCGCGCCGACCCTGCTGCACATGATGGGGGTGGCGGTACCGGCTGAGATGACCGGGAAAAGCCTGCTCACATGGTGTTGA
- a CDS encoding S41 family peptidase — MPKQTIKKLSLVLLGAGIGITASVSLHLYADKAATPPAKPGNVLPVAELQEFVQVYSRIKDVYVEPVEDKKLIREAINGMLTGLDPHSTYLDETGFKELTEDTKGEFGGLGLEVGMEDGLVRVTSPIDDTPAARAGIKAGDFIVKIDDTPVKGLTLDDAVKRMRGKPDTSITLTIFRKTETKPLVLTLKRAVIKVASVKSRLLEAGYGYVRLTQFKERSTEDVAKAIDSLYKENKAPLKGLVLDLRNDPGGLLTSAVGVSALFLPEKALVVYTDGRAQDSKFKYYASREFYAPRATLASGDPVKLAPKEVKDVPLVVLVNGGTASASEIVSGALQDHKRAVVVGTQTFGKGSVQTVLQLSPTTAIKLTTARYFTPNGRSIQAQGIKPDVEAEEATVSSAENNALRIREADLEHHLDNPNGAPADPATKPVDPAEASKAKDAAQETRKDYQLTQALNVLKVQQILLKK; from the coding sequence ATGCCCAAACAAACCATCAAGAAACTCAGTCTGGTCCTCTTGGGGGCCGGTATTGGCATTACAGCCAGCGTCAGCCTCCACCTCTACGCCGACAAGGCGGCCACCCCGCCTGCCAAACCGGGCAATGTACTGCCGGTGGCCGAGCTGCAGGAATTCGTTCAGGTCTATAGCCGGATCAAGGATGTCTACGTTGAGCCGGTAGAAGACAAGAAGCTGATCCGCGAGGCCATCAACGGCATGCTGACCGGGCTGGACCCGCACTCGACCTATCTGGACGAAACCGGCTTCAAGGAACTGACCGAGGACACCAAGGGTGAATTCGGCGGCCTCGGGCTGGAGGTCGGGATGGAAGACGGGCTGGTCCGCGTGACCTCCCCGATCGACGATACGCCTGCCGCCCGCGCTGGCATCAAGGCGGGGGATTTCATCGTCAAGATCGACGATACCCCGGTCAAGGGCCTGACGCTGGACGACGCAGTCAAGCGCATGCGCGGCAAGCCGGATACCAGCATCACGCTGACCATCTTCCGCAAGACCGAGACCAAGCCACTGGTGCTGACGCTCAAGCGCGCCGTGATCAAGGTGGCCAGCGTCAAATCCCGCCTGCTGGAAGCGGGCTACGGCTATGTGCGCCTGACCCAGTTCAAGGAGCGCAGCACCGAAGACGTCGCCAAGGCCATCGACAGCCTGTACAAGGAAAACAAGGCACCGCTGAAAGGCCTGGTGCTGGACCTGCGCAATGATCCGGGTGGCCTGCTGACCAGCGCCGTCGGCGTGTCGGCGCTGTTCCTGCCGGAGAAGGCACTGGTGGTGTACACCGATGGTCGCGCGCAGGATTCCAAGTTCAAGTACTACGCCAGCCGTGAGTTCTACGCACCGCGCGCCACGCTGGCCAGCGGTGACCCGGTCAAGCTGGCACCGAAGGAAGTCAAGGACGTTCCGCTGGTGGTGCTGGTCAACGGCGGCACCGCTTCAGCCTCCGAAATCGTGTCGGGTGCACTGCAGGATCACAAGCGTGCGGTTGTCGTCGGCACCCAGACCTTCGGTAAAGGCTCGGTGCAGACCGTGCTGCAGCTGAGCCCGACCACCGCCATCAAGCTGACCACCGCGCGTTACTTCACGCCGAATGGCCGTTCGATCCAGGCCCAGGGCATCAAGCCGGATGTCGAGGCAGAAGAGGCCACGGTCAGCAGTGCGGAAAACAATGCCTTGCGCATTCGTGAAGCCGATCTGGAGCACCATCTGGATAACCCGAATGGCGCACCCGCCGACCCTGCAACCAAGCCGGTCGACCCCGCTGAAGCGAGCAAGGCAAAAGATGCTGCACAGGAAACCCGCAAGGACTACCAGCTGACGCAAGCCTTGAACGTGCTGAAGGTACAGCAGATTCTGCTGAAAAAATAA
- a CDS encoding type IV pili methyl-accepting chemotaxis transducer N-terminal domain-containing protein, protein MPRLALYRPFSLLMALVLTIVASVHAEATLQAGTSDLNKAGQLRMLSQRVAKLALQQRLNILPDRTRQEMAQSISQFDSLLADLNRLNTLPRLVRPLAGVSRRWSELKPQLGLADPDTLHVFSEDLTLAISQITNILEDETGTQSGRLVDLAQRQTMLSQRMAKLYLLNQLGRNTSVDLQITRSEFLTALNELNGAQQNTQRIRGQLELAKGQWFFYEKAIAVPRSTDLSRLENVATTSERISQVMLEIVGDYRKLY, encoded by the coding sequence ATGCCCCGCCTCGCCTTGTACCGTCCCTTTTCCCTGCTGATGGCGCTGGTGTTGACCATCGTCGCCAGCGTACATGCCGAAGCCACCCTGCAAGCCGGTACCAGTGACCTCAACAAAGCCGGGCAGTTGCGCATGCTGTCGCAGCGTGTCGCTAAGCTGGCCCTGCAGCAGCGCCTCAATATCCTGCCGGACCGCACCCGACAGGAAATGGCACAGAGCATCAGCCAGTTCGACAGCCTGCTGGCCGACCTGAACCGCCTGAATACCCTGCCCCGCCTGGTACGTCCGCTCGCCGGAGTCAGCCGCCGCTGGAGCGAGCTGAAACCGCAGCTTGGTCTGGCCGACCCGGATACCCTGCACGTGTTCAGCGAAGACCTGACGCTGGCCATCTCGCAAATCACCAATATCCTGGAAGACGAAACCGGCACCCAGAGTGGCCGCCTGGTCGATCTGGCGCAGCGCCAGACCATGCTGTCGCAACGCATGGCCAAGCTCTACCTGCTGAACCAGCTGGGGCGCAATACATCGGTGGACTTGCAGATCACCCGCTCAGAATTTCTCACCGCCTTGAACGAACTCAACGGCGCGCAGCAAAATACCCAGCGCATCCGCGGCCAGCTGGAACTGGCCAAGGGGCAATGGTTCTTCTACGAGAAGGCCATTGCCGTGCCGCGCAGCACGGATCTCTCCCGGCTGGAAAACGTTGCCACCACGTCCGAGCGCATCAGCCAGGTGATGCTGGAAATCGTTGGCGATTACCGCAAGCTGTACTAA
- the secB gene encoding protein-export chaperone SecB: MSEQQAADQNPVFNIQKLYVKDASLEVPNAPQIFLEEGENEIGIQLHNEAQQIGEGFFEVVLTVTVTNKIGEKTVFLAEVAQAGIFHILNIPDDDMPGVIGIHCPTILFPYVREVISDLTNRAGFSPVILQPVNFEALFMQRMQELAEAQGNA; this comes from the coding sequence ATGAGCGAACAACAGGCTGCCGACCAGAACCCGGTATTCAACATCCAGAAGCTGTATGTGAAGGATGCATCGCTGGAAGTGCCGAATGCCCCGCAGATTTTTCTGGAAGAGGGCGAGAACGAGATCGGTATCCAGCTGCACAATGAAGCTCAGCAAATCGGCGAAGGCTTCTTTGAAGTGGTGCTGACGGTCACCGTGACCAACAAGATTGGTGAAAAGACGGTGTTTCTGGCCGAAGTGGCTCAGGCTGGCATTTTCCACATCCTGAACATCCCCGACGACGACATGCCGGGCGTGATCGGCATTCACTGCCCGACCATCCTGTTCCCGTATGTGCGTGAAGTGATCTCCGACCTGACCAACCGCGCGGGCTTCTCGCCGGTGATTCTGCAGCCGGTCAACTTCGAAGCCCTGTTCATGCAGCGCATGCAAGAGCTGGCCGAGGCACAAGGCAATGCCTGA
- the ybgF gene encoding tol-pal system protein YbgF, whose translation MIAWPSYARRVLPGLLLLAWALPGQAGLFDDDEARKQIAEQKVVIQQLSDRVAKLESLLNNQKLLELAARIEQLNSEVAKLNGKLEEQAHLLAEGEKRQKDLYLDTDTRLRKLEQGGVAPVATTPAATTAPQPVTVSADPAQENAAYDAGFAKFRVGDYPGSISLFSAFLKNYPGSKLAPNAQYWIGNAYSAQRDYKRAVAEQQKLISTWPDSGKVPDAMLNMATAQQEMGDTAAARRTLETLVAKYPLSSAAEQGKKRLASLK comes from the coding sequence ATGATTGCATGGCCAAGCTATGCCCGGCGTGTGCTGCCGGGCCTGTTGCTGCTGGCATGGGCATTGCCTGGCCAGGCGGGTCTGTTTGACGATGATGAGGCCCGCAAGCAGATTGCCGAACAGAAGGTGGTGATCCAGCAGTTGAGCGACCGCGTCGCCAAGCTGGAGAGCTTGCTGAATAACCAGAAGCTGCTGGAGCTGGCAGCCCGCATTGAACAGCTGAACAGCGAAGTGGCCAAGCTGAACGGCAAGCTGGAAGAGCAAGCCCATCTGCTGGCGGAGGGTGAAAAGCGGCAGAAGGACCTGTATCTGGATACCGATACCCGCTTGCGCAAGCTGGAGCAGGGCGGGGTTGCCCCCGTTGCCACCACGCCCGCGGCAACGACAGCGCCGCAACCGGTGACGGTGAGTGCGGACCCTGCTCAGGAAAATGCAGCCTATGATGCGGGTTTTGCCAAATTCCGTGTCGGGGATTATCCGGGTTCGATCAGTCTGTTTTCCGCATTCCTGAAGAACTATCCCGGCAGCAAGTTGGCCCCCAATGCACAGTACTGGATTGGCAATGCCTACTCGGCGCAGCGTGATTACAAGCGTGCGGTGGCCGAGCAGCAAAAGCTGATCAGCACCTGGCCTGACAGTGGCAAGGTGCCGGATGCCATGCTGAACATGGCCACCGCCCAGCAGGAGATGGGGGATACGGCAGCGGCACGGCGTACGCTGGAAACCCTGGTGGCCAAGTATCCGCTCAGCAGTGCAGCCGAGCAGGGCAAGAAACGGCTGGCCAGTCTGAAGTAA
- a CDS encoding tRNA threonylcarbamoyladenosine dehydratase, with protein sequence MSSVDTLDHDPHQLARRFGGVGRLYGQAAQQAFASAHIAIIGIGGVGSWVAEALARSGVGQLTLIDLDNVAVSNTNRQVHALEGSFGQAKVDAMAARIQAIHPACRVHTVEDFLSPDNLAALLLDGPGGRPQLVIDAMDQVRTKAALVAWCRQQRLPLLVSGGAGGKQDPALITHGDLADTRQDPLLAKLRTLLRREHGFAKGGAGRMGVMCVYSTEPLQQAVECEVDGSAGLNCAGYGSAVVVTATVGLRLAALALQRLQGKR encoded by the coding sequence ATGAGCAGCGTAGACACCCTGGATCATGACCCGCATCAGCTGGCGCGCCGCTTTGGCGGGGTCGGTCGGCTCTATGGGCAGGCCGCACAGCAGGCCTTTGCCAGCGCCCACATTGCCATCATCGGTATTGGCGGGGTGGGCAGCTGGGTGGCGGAAGCACTGGCGCGCAGCGGCGTCGGCCAGCTGACGCTGATCGACCTTGATAACGTGGCCGTCTCCAACACCAACCGGCAGGTTCACGCGCTGGAGGGTAGCTTCGGCCAAGCCAAGGTGGATGCCATGGCGGCACGCATTCAGGCCATTCACCCGGCTTGCCGGGTGCATACGGTGGAAGATTTCTTGAGTCCGGACAATCTGGCCGCGCTGCTGCTGGATGGGCCCGGTGGCCGCCCCCAGCTGGTGATCGACGCCATGGACCAGGTACGCACCAAGGCGGCGCTGGTGGCCTGGTGCCGACAGCAGCGCTTGCCCTTGCTGGTATCAGGCGGTGCCGGTGGGAAACAGGATCCGGCACTGATCACCCACGGTGATCTGGCCGACACCCGGCAAGACCCGCTACTGGCCAAACTGCGCACCCTGCTGCGGCGCGAGCATGGCTTTGCCAAAGGCGGCGCTGGCCGCATGGGGGTAATGTGTGTCTACTCCACCGAACCGCTGCAACAGGCTGTCGAGTGTGAGGTGGATGGGAGCGCCGGGCTCAATTGTGCAGGCTATGGTTCCGCTGTGGTGGTAACGGCCACCGTTGGCCTGCGGCTGGCCGCGCTGGCCCTGCAACGCCTGCAGGGCAAACGCTAA